The Odocoileus virginianus isolate 20LAN1187 ecotype Illinois chromosome 3, Ovbor_1.2, whole genome shotgun sequence genome includes a window with the following:
- the ZNRF4 gene encoding E3 ubiquitin-protein ligase ZNRF4, producing the protein MSQRLGASRTLGAPSLRVICQEGRLGRSSPPGTSLQGQNASLAAPRSRFRVGPPGSPLLCSTASEPPFQVHLHSLPGHRSPGRPWRCPEASRWWSPAGPSSTLQPEKDGPAMGRQQPAVALGAVRISLILLGLLTPSQAVVRVVLDSNSSTVDFEDLPALFGAPLAPGGVRGYLMEAKPANACHPIQGPLPGNGSLGAIVLIRRYDCTFDLKVLHAQRAGFGAAIVHNVRSDDLVRMAHVYEDLRQQIAIPSVFVGEAASQDLRVLMRCDKSAQVVLLPDYPPHPDLDCHPVLAVSWVLGRALALLTSAVFVLRRLWHWLWSWRASGQAVKAQAPQRAQVHTFTRCNDLCAICLDEYEEGDRLKVLPCSHTYHCKCIDPWFSQAVRRSCPMCKQSVAGTEDSSDSTVDSYGDEEDPSLSGRQTPIWAVQARLRSRRLALLTQATSQSRCSASSVGEAEAGAPLEGPPEPH; encoded by the coding sequence GACAGAATGCGAGCCTGGCTGCCCCCAGGAGCCGTTTCCGTGTAGGACCACCAGGGTCCCCACTGCTCTGCTCAACTGCCTCTGAGCCGCCCTTTCAAGTTCACCTCCATTCCCTCCCTGGCCACAGGTCCCCTGGGAGGCCCTGGAGATGCCCGGAGGCCTCCCGTTGGTGGTCCCCAGCGGGACCTAGCTCCACGCTGCAGCCGGAGAAGGACGGGCCAGCCATGGGGCGGCAGCAGCCAGCTGTGGCCCTGGGGGCAGTCAGGATCTCACTGATCCTGCTGGGGTTGCTCACTCCCTCGCAGGCGGTGGTGCGGGTCGTGCTGGACAGCAACTCAAGCACGGTGGACTTTGAGGATCTGCCAGCCCTGTTTGGGGCACCCCTGGCTCCCGGGGGCGTGCGAGGCTACCTGATGGAGGCCAAGCCAGCCAACGCATGCCATCCCATTCAGGGCCCGCTGCCGGGCAACGGCTCCCTGGGTGCCATCGTGCTGATCCGCCGATACGACTGCACGTTCGACCTCAAGGTGCTGCACGCCCAGCGGGCCGGCTTTGGGGCGGCTATTGTGCACAATGTGCGCTCCGACGACCTGGTGCGCATGGCCCACGTGTATGAGGACCTGCGGCAGCAGATCGCCATCCCCTCGGTGTTCGTGGGCGAGGCTGCTTCCCAGGACCTGCGGGTCCTCATGCGCTGTGACAAGTCGGCCCAAGTCGTCCTGCTGCCCGACTACCCACCCCACCCGGACCTGGACTGCCACCCGGTGCTGGCCGTCTCCTGGGTGCTGGGCCGCGCCCTGGCCCTGCTCACCAGCGCTGTCTTTGTCCTGCGGCGCCTGTGGCATTGGCTCTGGAGCTGGCGGGCCAGCGGGCAGGCGGTCAAGGCACAGGCCCCCCAGAGGGCCCAGGTGCACACCTTCACCAGGTGTAACGACCTCTGCGCCATCTGCCTGGATGAGTACGAGGAAGGCGACCGCCTCAAGGTCCTGCCCTGCTCCCATACCTACCACTGCAAATGCATCGACCCCTGGTTCTCCCAGGCTGTCCGGCGCTCCTGTCCCATGTGCAAGCAGTCAGTGGCCGGCACGGAGGACAGCTCTGACTCCACCGTCGACAGCTACGGGGACGAGGAAGACCCCTCGCTGTCCGGCCGCCAGACCCCGATCTGGGCTGTCCAGGCCCGGCTGCGCTCCCGGAGGCTGGCTCTGCTGACCCAAGCCACCTCCCAGAGCCGCTGTAGCGCCTCCTCCGTGGGGGAGGCAGAGGCCGGTGCACCCTTGGAGGGGCCCCCAGAACCCCACTGA